A DNA window from Lutra lutra chromosome 8, mLutLut1.2, whole genome shotgun sequence contains the following coding sequences:
- the CLEC7A gene encoding C-type lectin domain family 7 member A isoform X2 translates to MESHAEVENLDEDGYTQLDFHSQGITGRRVVLEKAIWKSNSGSNPLKNGTFPSRNKENHSLPTQSSLEDHVTPTKSLRTTGDFSSSCPPHWIIHKNSCYLFSTSLTSWNRSKSQCSQLYSNLLKIDSAEELEFIVRHLSSQPDNSFWIGLSRHQTEGPWLWEDGSVFSSNLFQIRSTETQESSSHKCVWIHLSIIYDQLCSVPSYSICEKKLSIK, encoded by the exons ATGGAATCCCATGCTGAGGTAGAAAATTTGGATGAAGATGGTTATACTCAATTAGACTTCCACTCTCAAGGCATCACTGGGAGACGTGTGGTGTTAGAGAAAG CTATTTGGAAATCCAATTCAGGGAGCAACCCATTGAAGAACGGCACCTTTCCATCAAGAAATAAAGAGAACCACAGCCTACCCACACAATCATCTTTAGAAGACCACGTGACTCCTACCAAGTCTCTCAGAACCACAG gAGATTTTTCCAGCTCTTGTCCTCCTCATTGGATCATACACAAGAACAGCTGTTATCTATTTAGCACATCATTAACTTCCTGGAATAGAAGTAAAAGTCAGTGTTCTCAACTGTACTCTAACCTCCTGAAGATAGACAGTGCAGAAGAACTG GAATTTATAGTAAGGCACTTGTCTTCTCAACCTGATAATTCATTCTGGATAGGACTTTCTCGCCATCAGACTGAAGGACCATGGCTCTGGGAGGATGGCTCAGTGTTCTCTTCTAACTT GTTTCAAATCAGAAGCACAGAAACCCAAGAAAGCTCATCTCACAAATGTGTGTGGATTCACCTGTCAATAATTTATGACCAACTTTGTAGTGTGCCCTCATACAGTATTTGTGAGAAGAAGTTGTCAATAAAATGA
- the CLEC7A gene encoding C-type lectin domain family 7 member A isoform X1 has product MESHAEVENLDEDGYTQLDFHSQGITGRRVVLEKVTCAMSPHWRSIALTLGILCLLKLVIAVILGTMAIWKSNSGSNPLKNGTFPSRNKENHSLPTQSSLEDHVTPTKSLRTTGDFSSSCPPHWIIHKNSCYLFSTSLTSWNRSKSQCSQLYSNLLKIDSAEELEFIVRHLSSQPDNSFWIGLSRHQTEGPWLWEDGSVFSSNLFQIRSTETQESSSHKCVWIHLSIIYDQLCSVPSYSICEKKLSIK; this is encoded by the exons ATGGAATCCCATGCTGAGGTAGAAAATTTGGATGAAGATGGTTATACTCAATTAGACTTCCACTCTCAAGGCATCACTGGGAGACGTGTGGTGTTAGAGAAAG TAACTTGTGCTATGTCTCCTCATTGGCGTTCCATTGCTCTGACTTTGGGAATCCTATGCTTGCTAAAACTGGTCATAGCTGTGATCCTGGGTACCATGG CTATTTGGAAATCCAATTCAGGGAGCAACCCATTGAAGAACGGCACCTTTCCATCAAGAAATAAAGAGAACCACAGCCTACCCACACAATCATCTTTAGAAGACCACGTGACTCCTACCAAGTCTCTCAGAACCACAG gAGATTTTTCCAGCTCTTGTCCTCCTCATTGGATCATACACAAGAACAGCTGTTATCTATTTAGCACATCATTAACTTCCTGGAATAGAAGTAAAAGTCAGTGTTCTCAACTGTACTCTAACCTCCTGAAGATAGACAGTGCAGAAGAACTG GAATTTATAGTAAGGCACTTGTCTTCTCAACCTGATAATTCATTCTGGATAGGACTTTCTCGCCATCAGACTGAAGGACCATGGCTCTGGGAGGATGGCTCAGTGTTCTCTTCTAACTT GTTTCAAATCAGAAGCACAGAAACCCAAGAAAGCTCATCTCACAAATGTGTGTGGATTCACCTGTCAATAATTTATGACCAACTTTGTAGTGTGCCCTCATACAGTATTTGTGAGAAGAAGTTGTCAATAAAATGA
- the CLEC7A gene encoding C-type lectin domain family 7 member A isoform X3, with the protein MESHAEVENLDEDGYTQLDFHSQGITGRRVVLEKVTCAMSPHWRSIALTLGILCLLKLVIAVILGTMGDFSSSCPPHWIIHKNSCYLFSTSLTSWNRSKSQCSQLYSNLLKIDSAEELEFIVRHLSSQPDNSFWIGLSRHQTEGPWLWEDGSVFSSNLFQIRSTETQESSSHKCVWIHLSIIYDQLCSVPSYSICEKKLSIK; encoded by the exons ATGGAATCCCATGCTGAGGTAGAAAATTTGGATGAAGATGGTTATACTCAATTAGACTTCCACTCTCAAGGCATCACTGGGAGACGTGTGGTGTTAGAGAAAG TAACTTGTGCTATGTCTCCTCATTGGCGTTCCATTGCTCTGACTTTGGGAATCCTATGCTTGCTAAAACTGGTCATAGCTGTGATCCTGGGTACCATGG gAGATTTTTCCAGCTCTTGTCCTCCTCATTGGATCATACACAAGAACAGCTGTTATCTATTTAGCACATCATTAACTTCCTGGAATAGAAGTAAAAGTCAGTGTTCTCAACTGTACTCTAACCTCCTGAAGATAGACAGTGCAGAAGAACTG GAATTTATAGTAAGGCACTTGTCTTCTCAACCTGATAATTCATTCTGGATAGGACTTTCTCGCCATCAGACTGAAGGACCATGGCTCTGGGAGGATGGCTCAGTGTTCTCTTCTAACTT GTTTCAAATCAGAAGCACAGAAACCCAAGAAAGCTCATCTCACAAATGTGTGTGGATTCACCTGTCAATAATTTATGACCAACTTTGTAGTGTGCCCTCATACAGTATTTGTGAGAAGAAGTTGTCAATAAAATGA